A genome region from Streptomyces sp. NBC_01296 includes the following:
- a CDS encoding helix-turn-helix domain-containing protein, whose protein sequence is MEDERSDVLTIGQLARRTGLPVRTLRFWSDEAVVPPVARSASGYRLYDAESVARVELVRTLRELGLGLDDVCRVLSGRTTVAEVADAHVAALDAQIRSLKVSRAVLSTVSKRGSTAEETALMNRLARLSAAERKQIIDEFKEEVFGGLDVDPRLRDRMRGFSIELPDDPTPEQVDAWIELAELVRDPGFRARMRTMLELSTPVPGRSRPAGASIWWARQVVQTVSEVRERGIAPEGPAAAEVLSELFGDADRAAVLLCVEAGIEAGAERYRGLVARVRGQYSPPDATEELEWLARALRAADQA, encoded by the coding sequence ATGGAAGACGAACGCTCCGACGTGCTCACCATCGGCCAGCTCGCGCGCCGCACCGGCCTTCCGGTGCGCACCCTGCGCTTCTGGTCGGACGAGGCGGTGGTGCCGCCCGTGGCCCGCTCCGCGAGCGGCTACCGGCTGTACGACGCCGAGTCCGTGGCCCGCGTCGAGTTGGTACGTACCCTGCGGGAGCTGGGCCTCGGGCTCGACGACGTGTGCCGCGTCCTGAGCGGCCGCACCACGGTCGCCGAGGTCGCCGACGCGCACGTGGCCGCGCTCGACGCGCAGATCCGCTCCCTCAAGGTGAGCCGGGCCGTCCTGTCCACCGTATCGAAACGTGGTTCCACCGCTGAGGAGACAGCACTGATGAACCGGTTGGCGCGGCTTTCCGCCGCCGAACGCAAGCAGATCATCGACGAGTTCAAGGAGGAGGTGTTCGGCGGTCTCGACGTCGACCCGCGACTGCGTGACCGTATGCGCGGCTTCAGCATCGAACTGCCCGACGACCCCACACCCGAGCAGGTCGACGCCTGGATCGAACTGGCCGAGCTGGTGCGGGACCCCGGTTTCCGCGCCCGGATGCGCACCATGCTGGAGCTGAGCACCCCGGTCCCCGGGCGGAGTCGTCCCGCTGGGGCGTCCATCTGGTGGGCCAGGCAGGTCGTGCAGACCGTCTCGGAGGTCAGGGAACGCGGGATCGCCCCTGAGGGACCGGCAGCGGCCGAAGTGCTGTCCGAGCTGTTCGGTGACGCCGATCGGGCCGCCGTGCTGTTGTGCGTGGAGGCCGGGATCGAGGCAGGGGCCGAGCGCTACCGCGGGCTTGTCGCCCGCGTGCGCGGACAGTATTCGCCTCCCGACGCGACAGAGGAGCTGGAGTGGCTGGCGCGAGCCCTGCGTGCCGCGGACCAAGCCTGA
- a CDS encoding response regulator, translating into MLLDDEELVRSGVRMILDADPQIEVVAEGSDGDIAVDLVARHRPQVVLTDIQMPRVDGLEVTRRLLAAPDPPSVGVLTTFDLDEYVHAALRAGAAGFLLKDTPPRELARAVHVLARGEAMLSPRITKRLLSAFSGNDTVEAARRRLTALTDREREVAAAVAQGLSNAEIAGELYLSESTVKVHIGRIMTKLEAANRTQVAIIAHDAQLA; encoded by the coding sequence GTGCTGCTGGACGACGAGGAACTCGTCCGCAGCGGCGTACGGATGATCCTCGACGCAGACCCGCAGATCGAAGTCGTCGCCGAGGGCAGTGACGGGGACATCGCCGTGGACCTGGTCGCCCGGCACCGCCCGCAGGTAGTGCTCACCGACATCCAAATGCCCCGCGTCGACGGCCTGGAAGTCACCAGACGACTGCTCGCCGCGCCCGACCCGCCCTCGGTCGGCGTGCTCACCACCTTCGACCTCGACGAGTACGTCCACGCGGCGCTGCGCGCGGGCGCGGCGGGTTTCCTGCTCAAGGACACCCCGCCTCGGGAGCTGGCCCGTGCCGTGCACGTCCTTGCCCGCGGCGAGGCGATGCTGTCACCGCGCATCACCAAGCGGCTGCTCAGCGCCTTCTCCGGCAACGACACGGTGGAGGCGGCCCGTCGTCGGTTGACCGCGCTCACCGACCGGGAACGCGAGGTCGCCGCGGCGGTCGCGCAGGGCCTGAGCAACGCCGAGATCGCCGGCGAGCTGTACCTGAGCGAGTCGACGGTGAAGGTCCACATCGGACGGATCATGACCAAGCTCGAGGCGGCCAACCGCACACAGGTCGCCATCATCGCCCACGACGCCCAACTCGCCTGA
- a CDS encoding cellulose binding domain-containing protein, whose protein sequence is MGQHRRHRRHHRRPRRLRPRVRGHQRTRPPVRRPVLTPTLRQGRRHNVLRPRHGRGTWGGVAAGRGKPVPQIGHAWNATVSRSGSTVTARDAGWNGTLEPGGSASFGFQATCSGTNVVPARYTLGGAPCS, encoded by the coding sequence GTGGGGCAGCATCGGCGGCACCGGCGTCATCACCGGCGACCCCGACGCCTTCGGCCGCGTGTACGTGGGCACCAACGGACGCGGCCTCCAGTACGGCGACCCGTCCTGACCCCGACGCTCCGGCAGGGCCGCAGGCACAACGTCCTGCGGCCCCGCCACGGCCGAGGGACCTGGGGAGGCGTCGCTGCCGGACGCGGAAAACCGGTTCCGCAGATCGGCCATGCCTGGAACGCCACGGTGAGCCGGTCGGGCAGCACGGTCACCGCCCGGGACGCCGGGTGGAACGGCACGCTGGAGCCCGGCGGCAGCGCGAGCTTCGGCTTCCAGGCCACGTGCTCGGGCACCAACGTGGTCCCGGCGCGCTACACGCTGGGCGGTGCACCCTGTTCCTGA
- a CDS encoding carotenoid oxygenase family protein, which produces MTLSKPYISEHFSPVTDEIAGRELQVRGTLPPELNGRYFRNGHNPKPGITPTHWFRGEGMLHGIRLKDGRAEWYRNRWVKTPFLDGVPFTGTELEVSAAATNIIFHGGRYLALQEANLPWEVSADLDTIGVYDFGGKLTSAMTAHPKEDPETGELHFFSYSPFPPHLTYYVADASGAIVRSQIVEGAGPSLMHDFAITREHVVFIDSPVVFDHAEQSGIPYRWHDDVPLRIGVVPRAGGRTTWFEVPDQAVLLHVANAYSDARGRIVLEAPRFDRSAWESSWKWWVGAPGYGTTPNAGSTFHRWIIDPATGTVTTESLNDLVTEFPAINDAHTGADYRYSYAIAFPGAGLSGYHTAKLDSRTGEQRLFAHGEGRMPGEAVFAPAEGATAEDDGYLLTIVSDIKADSSELLVLDAGDLSTVAAVELPRRVPAGIHGHWIPDAELPS; this is translated from the coding sequence ATGACTCTTAGCAAGCCCTACATCAGCGAGCACTTTTCCCCCGTCACCGACGAGATCGCGGGCCGTGAGCTCCAAGTGCGGGGCACTCTCCCGCCGGAGCTGAACGGCCGCTACTTCCGCAACGGCCACAACCCCAAGCCGGGCATCACCCCCACTCACTGGTTTCGAGGCGAGGGCATGCTCCACGGCATCCGCCTCAAGGACGGCCGGGCCGAGTGGTACCGCAATCGCTGGGTGAAGACCCCCTTCCTGGACGGCGTCCCCTTCACCGGGACCGAACTCGAAGTCAGCGCCGCCGCCACCAACATCATCTTCCATGGCGGTCGCTACCTGGCACTCCAGGAGGCCAACCTGCCCTGGGAGGTCAGCGCCGACCTCGACACGATCGGCGTGTACGACTTCGGCGGCAAGCTCACCAGCGCGATGACCGCCCACCCCAAGGAGGACCCGGAAACCGGTGAGCTGCACTTCTTCAGCTACAGCCCCTTCCCGCCCCACCTGACCTATTACGTGGCCGACGCGTCCGGCGCCATCGTCAGGTCACAGATCGTCGAAGGCGCCGGCCCGTCGCTCATGCACGACTTCGCCATCACCCGCGAGCACGTCGTCTTCATCGACTCGCCGGTGGTCTTCGACCACGCGGAGCAGTCCGGCATCCCCTACCGCTGGCACGACGACGTCCCGCTGCGCATCGGCGTGGTCCCGCGTGCCGGAGGCAGGACCACCTGGTTCGAGGTGCCTGACCAGGCCGTGCTGCTGCACGTCGCCAACGCCTACTCCGACGCACGAGGCCGGATCGTCCTCGAAGCACCCCGATTCGACCGTTCCGCCTGGGAGAGCTCGTGGAAGTGGTGGGTCGGCGCTCCCGGCTACGGCACCACCCCCAACGCCGGCTCGACCTTCCACCGCTGGATCATCGACCCCGCCACCGGCACGGTCACCACCGAATCCCTCAACGACCTGGTCACCGAGTTCCCCGCGATCAACGACGCCCACACCGGTGCGGACTACCGCTACAGCTACGCCATCGCCTTCCCCGGCGCGGGACTGTCGGGCTACCACACGGCCAAGCTCGACTCCCGCACCGGCGAGCAACGGCTGTTCGCGCACGGCGAGGGCCGGATGCCCGGCGAAGCCGTCTTCGCACCCGCCGAGGGCGCGACCGCCGAAGACGACGGCTACCTGCTCACCATCGTCAGCGACATCAAAGCCGACAGCTCGGAACTCCTCGTCCTGGACGCGGGCGACCTGAGCACCGTCGCCGCCGTCGAACTTCCCCGCAGGGTGCCCGCCGGCATCCACGGCCACTGGATCCCCGACGCCGAACTGCCCTCCTGA
- a CDS encoding RICIN domain-containing protein, with amino-acid sequence MKKPTNDGRRGRHRRRWTATGLLLGVPASVVPYLLFVQEDSQAATVDGNAYYRLVSVRSGKVLDVNAFSTADGTRIQQWTDQNTANQQWKLRPTGDGYYELVNRNSGKVLGMAGDSTAQAAAAEQQTDSSSTSQEWRIDDVSGSDAVVLTSRRSGQVLDVSGGSTADGAAVIQYRGHGGTNQQWKLVRTAESQAPGSGPYTWRNAQVVGGGYVTGLVFNPREKGLLYARTDMGGAYRWDTGAEQWIPLTDWLGEKDWNLLGIDALATDPVDADRLYLATGTYTNNWAGNGAILRSKDRGRTFQRTDLPFKLGGNEDGRGAGERLAINPADNGTLLLGTRKNGLWRSTDHGATWSQVSSFPVKDGASSGAGISFVTYGPAGSKTVYVGVADGSTSLYRSTDGGSTWQAVPGQPTGQMPQHGVLSGDGSLYLTYTNALGPNGVTAGSVWKHTPAGGAWKNISPSQGSYGFSGLAVDPRKPSTVMVTTLGRWWPEDEIYRTTDGGTTWKALAGKSVRDASAAPYVGTGTGHWMTALAIDPFDSGHVLYGTGSGILRSKDANASDSGGTSHWSVGARGLEETALLDAIAPPGGAHVITAMGDLGGFRHDSLTEAAAGRLKDPMMTNSTSIDFAGSNPSMMVRVGRGGAQDGAYSTDGGRSWNGFASEPVAGADSGRVTLSADGSAIVWTQAGQAPYRSTDKGASWSKVSGLGADAVVVADRSSAGTFYSLAGGTLYASTDGGATFSARAANLPADGRLKAVPAVAGDLWIAGGGQGLLHSTDGGRTFTRLAPVKSASALGFGKAAPGASYQALYLIGTVKDVTGVFRSTDKGATWLRVNDDAHQWGSIGGTGVITGDPDAFGRVYVGTNGRGLQYGDPS; translated from the coding sequence ATGAAGAAACCCACGAACGACGGGCGCCGCGGGCGTCACCGCCGTCGCTGGACCGCGACCGGTCTGCTGCTCGGCGTGCCCGCCAGCGTCGTGCCGTATCTCCTGTTCGTGCAGGAGGACTCGCAGGCCGCTACGGTCGACGGCAACGCCTACTACCGGCTGGTTTCCGTACGCAGCGGCAAGGTGCTGGACGTCAACGCCTTCTCCACCGCCGACGGCACCCGCATCCAGCAGTGGACCGACCAGAACACCGCCAACCAGCAGTGGAAGCTGCGACCCACCGGGGACGGCTACTACGAGCTGGTGAACCGCAACAGCGGCAAAGTGCTGGGCATGGCGGGCGATTCGACAGCTCAGGCGGCCGCTGCCGAGCAGCAGACCGACAGCTCCTCCACCTCCCAGGAATGGCGGATCGACGACGTGAGCGGTTCCGATGCCGTCGTCCTCACCTCCCGCAGGAGCGGCCAGGTCCTGGACGTCTCCGGAGGCTCCACGGCCGACGGCGCGGCAGTCATCCAGTATCGCGGCCACGGCGGCACCAACCAGCAGTGGAAGCTGGTGAGGACGGCCGAGAGCCAGGCGCCCGGATCCGGACCGTATACGTGGCGAAACGCCCAGGTGGTGGGCGGCGGTTACGTCACCGGCTTGGTGTTCAACCCGCGGGAGAAGGGCCTGCTGTACGCGCGTACCGACATGGGCGGCGCCTACCGCTGGGACACCGGGGCCGAGCAGTGGATCCCGCTGACCGACTGGCTCGGCGAGAAGGACTGGAACCTGTTGGGCATCGACGCGCTGGCCACCGATCCGGTCGACGCCGACCGGCTCTACCTCGCCACGGGCACCTACACCAACAACTGGGCCGGCAACGGCGCGATCCTGCGCTCCAAGGACCGCGGCCGCACCTTCCAGCGCACCGACCTGCCGTTCAAGCTGGGCGGCAACGAGGACGGCCGCGGGGCGGGCGAACGGCTGGCGATCAACCCCGCGGACAACGGCACCCTGCTGCTGGGCACACGCAAGAACGGGCTGTGGCGCAGTACCGACCACGGCGCGACATGGAGCCAGGTCTCCTCGTTCCCCGTCAAGGACGGGGCGAGCAGCGGCGCGGGCATCTCCTTCGTGACGTACGGCCCGGCTGGCAGCAAGACGGTCTACGTCGGCGTTGCCGACGGGTCCACCTCCCTCTACCGCTCCACCGATGGCGGCAGCACCTGGCAGGCCGTCCCCGGGCAGCCCACCGGACAGATGCCGCAGCACGGCGTGCTCTCCGGTGACGGCTCGCTGTACCTGACGTACACCAACGCCCTCGGCCCCAACGGCGTGACGGCGGGCTCGGTGTGGAAGCACACGCCGGCCGGCGGGGCGTGGAAGAACATCTCCCCGTCCCAGGGCAGTTACGGGTTCTCCGGTCTGGCCGTCGACCCGCGCAAACCCTCCACGGTGATGGTCACCACCCTCGGCCGCTGGTGGCCGGAGGACGAGATCTACCGGACCACCGACGGCGGCACGACATGGAAGGCCCTGGCCGGCAAATCCGTGCGGGACGCCTCCGCCGCTCCGTACGTGGGAACCGGCACCGGGCACTGGATGACCGCCCTGGCCATCGATCCCTTCGACTCCGGGCACGTGCTGTACGGCACCGGCAGCGGCATCCTGCGCAGCAAGGACGCCAACGCCTCCGACAGCGGCGGCACCAGCCACTGGAGCGTGGGGGCCCGCGGGCTGGAGGAGACCGCACTTCTGGACGCGATTGCCCCGCCCGGCGGCGCCCATGTCATCACGGCCATGGGCGACCTGGGCGGATTCCGCCACGACTCCCTGACCGAGGCGGCCGCCGGGCGACTGAAGGACCCGATGATGACCAACAGCACGTCCATCGACTTCGCAGGGTCCAACCCTTCGATGATGGTCCGCGTCGGCCGTGGCGGTGCGCAGGACGGCGCCTACTCCACCGACGGCGGCCGCAGCTGGAACGGCTTCGCGTCAGAACCGGTGGCCGGCGCCGACAGCGGCCGGGTAACGCTGTCCGCCGACGGCTCGGCCATCGTCTGGACGCAGGCCGGCCAGGCCCCGTACCGCTCGACCGACAAGGGGGCGAGCTGGTCGAAGGTCAGCGGCCTGGGCGCCGACGCCGTCGTCGTCGCCGACCGCTCCTCGGCCGGGACGTTCTACTCACTGGCCGGCGGCACGCTCTACGCCAGCACCGACGGCGGGGCGACCTTCAGCGCCCGGGCCGCCAACCTGCCCGCCGACGGCCGGCTGAAGGCCGTTCCCGCAGTCGCGGGGGACCTGTGGATCGCCGGCGGTGGCCAGGGGCTCCTGCATTCCACCGACGGTGGCCGCACCTTCACCAGGCTCGCCCCGGTGAAGTCCGCCTCAGCCCTCGGCTTCGGCAAGGCCGCACCGGGTGCCTCCTACCAGGCTCTGTACCTGATCGGCACTGTCAAGGACGTCACCGGCGTCTTCCGCTCCACCGACAAGGGTGCCACGTGGCTCCGCGTCAACGACGACGCCCACCAGTGGGGCAGCATCGGCGGCACCGGCGTCATCACCGGCGACCCCGACGCCTTCGGCCGCGTGTACGTGGGCACCAACGGACGCGGCCTCCAGTACGGCGACCCGTCCTGA
- a CDS encoding MFS transporter yields MNHLFFRGSPPTPRAALRRGAVLAALAASQFAVMLATSIVNVALPQIRSGVGLSDTGTTWVVNAYGLAFGALLLAGGRTADLLGRRWVLIAGLALFAGASLAAGLAATPGMLITARAAQGVGAAAIAPAALALAMEQFPSGAGRGKALGVWGAVSGAGGAGGVLLGGVLTQAWGWPWIFHTVALGSALVLAAVAALVPAADGRQSGRFDLLGTTTVTLALTCLVWALTTARGAGWADAGVLAALGAAVALLAAFAVIELSRPDALVPPRLFTTGRVAAGNLLMALLGSVWIALFFFLPLYQQQVLGSGPLATGAGQLPLAAANMFGSTLAPRLSRRFGAAATVTGALLTEAAGMLWLSRISADGSYLADILGPSILVGLGLSIAFVQLTALAVEGVPPQDAGLAGALVNTTRQVGGAIGLAALATLAGSVTTRAALHEPHVEALTAGYRTAFTVSAAVLASTALLALPLTRRTGRRTTVDASRSTIPDSARNNAQPQG; encoded by the coding sequence ATGAACCACCTATTCTTCCGGGGCAGTCCGCCCACCCCGCGCGCTGCCCTCCGCCGTGGTGCGGTGCTGGCCGCGCTGGCCGCGAGCCAGTTCGCCGTCATGCTCGCCACCTCCATCGTCAACGTGGCGCTCCCTCAGATCCGCAGCGGGGTGGGCCTCTCGGACACCGGAACCACGTGGGTGGTCAACGCCTACGGCCTGGCGTTCGGGGCATTGCTCCTGGCGGGCGGCCGGACGGCCGACCTCCTCGGCCGGCGCTGGGTATTGATCGCGGGCCTGGCTCTGTTCGCCGGCGCTTCGCTGGCGGCCGGACTGGCCGCCACCCCGGGCATGCTGATCACCGCCCGCGCCGCTCAGGGGGTCGGCGCCGCAGCCATCGCCCCGGCCGCGCTCGCTCTGGCAATGGAGCAGTTCCCCTCTGGCGCCGGACGCGGCAAGGCACTCGGAGTGTGGGGAGCGGTCTCCGGCGCGGGCGGAGCGGGCGGCGTCCTGCTGGGCGGCGTGCTGACCCAGGCATGGGGCTGGCCCTGGATCTTCCACACCGTCGCACTCGGATCGGCACTGGTCCTGGCCGCCGTGGCCGCTCTCGTGCCGGCCGCGGACGGACGGCAGTCCGGGCGGTTCGACCTGTTGGGCACCACCACCGTCACCCTCGCCCTGACCTGCCTGGTCTGGGCACTGACCACCGCACGCGGCGCCGGGTGGGCGGACGCGGGGGTGCTCGCCGCCCTCGGCGCCGCCGTCGCGCTGCTCGCGGCCTTCGCCGTGATCGAGCTGAGCCGCCCTGATGCCCTGGTACCGCCCAGGCTGTTCACCACCGGCCGGGTCGCCGCCGGCAACCTGCTGATGGCACTGCTGGGTTCCGTATGGATCGCCCTGTTCTTCTTCCTCCCGCTCTACCAGCAACAGGTCCTCGGATCAGGCCCCTTGGCCACCGGTGCGGGTCAGCTCCCACTCGCCGCCGCGAACATGTTCGGCTCCACCCTCGCGCCGCGCCTGTCCCGTCGTTTCGGGGCCGCCGCGACCGTGACCGGCGCCCTGCTCACCGAAGCGGCCGGAATGCTGTGGCTGTCCCGGATCAGCGCCGACGGCAGCTACCTCGCCGACATCCTCGGACCGAGCATCCTGGTGGGCCTCGGCCTCAGCATCGCCTTCGTCCAGCTCACCGCCCTCGCCGTCGAAGGCGTCCCGCCGCAGGACGCGGGCCTGGCCGGAGCACTGGTGAACACCACCCGCCAGGTCGGCGGCGCCATCGGACTCGCCGCCCTCGCGACTCTGGCCGGCTCGGTCACCACACGTGCCGCGCTGCACGAACCGCACGTGGAGGCGCTCACCGCCGGATACCGGACCGCGTTCACCGTCTCGGCCGCGGTGCTGGCCTCGACAGCCCTCCTCGCCCTTCCCCTCACCCGCCGCACCGGCCGACGGACCACCGTCGACGCATCCCGGTCCACCATTCCAGACTCAGCCCGCAACAACGCCCAGCCCCAGGGCTGA
- a CDS encoding alpha/beta fold hydrolase, which translates to MTRMRTYAAWTAAATALLATATAATTAFAQSQEGTALPSTRGIAWHACADTDFKNMQCGAMSVPVDWSRPDADRLTLAMVRRPADDKAHRQGTLLLNDGAGGSSIEQLRLAMHAGLPAIGGDMTRKFDLVAVDPRGIGHSSPILCAPAPKPAGVSHFPKDQAAYDTLVRHNQAFAADCLGRNGPLVKHVDLTSTAKDFEAVRIGLGERQVNWYGIHYSTLLGRTYAKLYPGRLRTMVLDTALDDTASPLERVRAEAATAETAFNRFVAWCEASKDCALHGKDVAAEYDALVAGADRDPIPTKGRAHEPLTGEDIREATQDYLNVSFVTWPELANAIVKATEKKDAADFRKGPDAMDFTHDADDTLDQVQVQVPACLDNARPVHSLAQLTSLQEELARISPHLGGAVRSYKTIAGCLGWPVPANPVKAGAPVHGAPPALIVQSTHQALAPRSAGPAMAAQLPGSVVLNREGDDYSMFLVSRCVQDATNRYLTTSALPAPGTTCTD; encoded by the coding sequence ATGACAAGAATGCGCACGTACGCCGCCTGGACCGCCGCCGCGACCGCCCTGCTGGCCACCGCCACCGCCGCCACCACCGCCTTCGCCCAGTCGCAAGAGGGCACTGCCCTGCCCTCCACACGTGGCATCGCCTGGCACGCCTGCGCCGACACCGACTTCAAGAACATGCAGTGCGGGGCGATGAGCGTGCCGGTCGACTGGTCCCGCCCCGACGCCGACAGACTCACTTTGGCCATGGTCCGCAGACCGGCCGACGACAAGGCACACCGCCAGGGCACCCTGCTGCTCAACGACGGCGCCGGCGGCTCCTCGATCGAACAACTGCGCCTGGCGATGCACGCCGGACTGCCCGCCATCGGCGGGGACATGACCCGCAAGTTCGACCTCGTCGCGGTGGACCCGCGAGGCATCGGACACAGCAGCCCGATCCTGTGCGCGCCGGCCCCCAAGCCCGCCGGAGTCAGCCACTTCCCCAAGGACCAGGCCGCCTACGACACGCTCGTCCGCCACAACCAGGCCTTCGCCGCGGACTGCCTGGGCCGCAACGGCCCCCTCGTCAAGCACGTCGACCTGACCAGCACCGCCAAGGACTTCGAGGCGGTACGCATCGGGCTCGGCGAGCGCCAGGTCAACTGGTACGGCATCCACTACAGCACCCTCCTCGGCCGCACCTACGCCAAGCTCTACCCGGGCAGGCTGCGCACCATGGTCCTCGACACCGCGCTCGACGACACCGCGTCGCCACTTGAGCGGGTGAGGGCGGAGGCGGCCACCGCCGAGACGGCCTTCAACCGATTCGTCGCCTGGTGCGAGGCCTCGAAGGACTGCGCTCTGCACGGCAAGGACGTCGCGGCCGAGTACGACGCCCTCGTTGCCGGCGCCGACCGCGATCCCATCCCGACCAAGGGAAGGGCCCACGAGCCGCTGACCGGTGAAGACATCCGGGAGGCCACTCAGGACTACCTGAACGTCTCCTTCGTCACCTGGCCGGAGCTGGCCAACGCCATCGTCAAGGCTACGGAGAAGAAGGACGCGGCCGACTTCAGGAAGGGCCCGGACGCAATGGACTTCACCCACGACGCGGACGACACCCTCGACCAGGTCCAGGTACAGGTGCCCGCCTGCCTCGACAACGCACGACCGGTGCACAGCCTCGCCCAGCTCACCAGCCTGCAGGAGGAACTCGCCCGCATCTCCCCGCACCTGGGCGGCGCCGTACGCTCGTACAAGACCATCGCCGGCTGCCTTGGCTGGCCCGTCCCGGCAAACCCGGTCAAGGCCGGCGCCCCGGTCCACGGCGCGCCGCCCGCGCTGATCGTCCAGTCCACCCACCAGGCCCTCGCCCCGCGCAGCGCCGGTCCGGCCATGGCGGCCCAGTTGCCGGGCAGTGTCGTCCTCAACCGGGAAGGCGACGACTACAGCATGTTCCTGGTCTCCAGGTGCGTCCAGGACGCGACCAACCGCTATCTCACCACCAGCGCGCTGCCCGCGCCCGGCACCACCTGCACCGACTGA
- a CDS encoding sigma-70 family RNA polymerase sigma factor: MDTDHTGLIVAAQAGDDRAREELIAAYLPLLYNIVRRTLSGHADVDDVVQETLLRVVRDLPALRAPESFRSWLVSITLRQVNAHWQRQRAFADRTTVIDEALQLPDAGAEPEDVTILRLHVSDERRQVLEAGRWLDPDHQVLLSLWWQECAGSLSRDDIAAAMGLTVAHVGVRLQRMREQLDVSRTIVAALGADPRCPQLDETLVGWDGLRGSVWRKRIARHTRGCPLCTATTAERVPAELLPLGLSLAPLAVPAGLVAALAAKGLLSGTAASAAGLATAPVATATATGGGALHSALVAKLSAVTAHPLVSLATGAVLIAGTATYAAWPEPEHRAPGAIAAPTVAAPTVADPTPIPSRTATSAGPSPVGPSAVAGTVPLGARSLESVEDPALYLTYADDFATLGPVSAPSSTQTRQRATFTVVGGLADARCVTFRAADGRYLRHRELRLQLSTNDGSELFREDATFCPSPGAVTGSVTLHAHNYPGSVLRHRDGGIRLDGSDGTRTFAGQASFIVRGAWAT; the protein is encoded by the coding sequence ATGGATACGGATCACACGGGGCTGATTGTCGCGGCGCAGGCCGGTGACGATCGGGCGCGCGAGGAGCTGATCGCCGCGTACCTGCCGTTGCTCTACAACATCGTCCGACGAACGCTGAGCGGACATGCCGACGTCGACGACGTCGTCCAGGAAACCCTGCTGCGCGTGGTGCGCGACCTGCCTGCCCTGCGTGCTCCGGAGAGCTTCCGGTCCTGGCTCGTGTCGATCACGCTCCGCCAGGTCAATGCCCACTGGCAGCGGCAACGCGCCTTCGCCGACCGGACCACGGTCATCGACGAGGCGCTCCAGCTACCGGACGCCGGCGCCGAACCCGAGGACGTGACGATCCTGCGTCTGCACGTATCGGACGAGCGCCGTCAGGTCCTCGAAGCCGGCCGGTGGCTCGACCCGGACCATCAGGTGCTGCTGTCGTTGTGGTGGCAGGAGTGCGCCGGATCGCTGAGCCGTGACGACATCGCCGCCGCGATGGGGCTCACCGTCGCCCACGTCGGAGTACGCCTGCAACGCATGCGCGAGCAACTGGATGTGAGCCGCACGATCGTCGCCGCGCTGGGGGCCGACCCGCGCTGTCCGCAGTTGGACGAGACCCTCGTCGGCTGGGACGGTCTGCGTGGATCGGTGTGGCGCAAGCGGATCGCCCGGCACACCCGCGGCTGCCCGCTCTGCACGGCGACGACCGCGGAACGGGTTCCGGCCGAACTGCTGCCCCTGGGCCTCAGCCTGGCGCCGCTGGCCGTCCCGGCCGGACTCGTCGCCGCGCTGGCCGCCAAGGGCCTGCTGTCGGGTACGGCCGCGAGCGCCGCCGGGCTGGCCACGGCCCCCGTCGCCACCGCCACCGCTACGGGCGGAGGCGCTCTGCACAGCGCGCTGGTCGCCAAACTCTCCGCGGTGACCGCTCATCCGCTGGTGAGCCTCGCCACCGGCGCGGTGCTCATAGCCGGGACCGCCACCTACGCGGCCTGGCCCGAACCGGAGCATCGGGCGCCCGGCGCCATCGCCGCTCCCACGGTCGCCGCTCCCACGGTCGCCGATCCCACGCCGATACCGTCGCGCACCGCCACATCAGCCGGACCCTCCCCGGTGGGTCCGTCCGCCGTAGCGGGCACCGTTCCGCTGGGCGCCCGGTCGCTGGAGTCCGTGGAGGACCCCGCCCTGTACCTCACGTACGCCGACGACTTCGCGACGCTCGGCCCGGTCTCCGCACCCAGCAGCACGCAGACGAGGCAGCGGGCCACCTTCACGGTCGTCGGGGGGCTGGCGGACGCACGGTGCGTCACCTTCCGGGCCGCCGACGGCCGCTATCTGCGCCATCGTGAACTGCGGCTCCAGTTGAGCACCAACGACGGCAGCGAACTGTTCCGTGAAGACGCCACCTTCTGTCCCAGCCCCGGGGCGGTCACCGGGTCGGTGACCCTGCACGCGCACAACTATCCCGGATCGGTCCTGCGCCACCGCGACGGTGGCATCCGGCTCGACGGCTCCGACGGCACTCGCACCTTCGCCGGCCAGGCTTCCTTCATCGTGCGCGGGGCCTGGGCGACATAA